The following coding sequences lie in one Allorhizobium pseudoryzae genomic window:
- a CDS encoding SDR family oxidoreductase has product MTGSVNKSGSVALVTGGGTGVGKAIAQALSAAGHAVVISGRRADVLEQAAREIAAATGGRVEAVAADVGDPASVRALFDAVIEKFGRLDLLVNNAGISAPGVPMEELTFEQWNAVVGANLTGAFLCTQQALRIMKAQTPRGGRIINNGSISATTPRPNSAPYTATKHAITGLTKSTALDGRPFDIACGQIDIGNAGTEMTQKIATGVIQANGSIAAEPTIDPMHIANAVVYMASLPLDANVLTMTVMATKMPFVGRG; this is encoded by the coding sequence ATGACCGGTTCAGTCAATAAGTCCGGCAGTGTCGCGCTCGTCACGGGGGGCGGCACGGGCGTCGGGAAAGCCATCGCGCAGGCGCTGTCGGCTGCCGGCCATGCCGTGGTGATCTCCGGTCGCCGCGCCGATGTGCTGGAACAGGCAGCCCGGGAAATCGCCGCCGCAACCGGCGGGCGCGTCGAGGCGGTGGCAGCCGATGTCGGCGATCCGGCGTCGGTCAGGGCGCTGTTTGATGCCGTCATCGAGAAATTCGGCCGCCTGGATCTGCTCGTCAACAATGCCGGCATCAGCGCGCCGGGCGTGCCGATGGAAGAGCTGACCTTCGAGCAGTGGAACGCAGTCGTCGGTGCCAATCTCACCGGTGCCTTCCTCTGCACGCAGCAGGCGCTGCGCATCATGAAGGCGCAGACGCCGCGCGGCGGGCGCATCATCAACAACGGCTCGATTTCGGCCACCACGCCCCGACCGAATTCGGCGCCCTATACCGCGACGAAACATGCGATCACGGGGCTGACCAAATCGACCGCGCTCGATGGCCGTCCCTTCGATATCGCCTGCGGCCAGATCGATATCGGCAATGCCGGCACCGAGATGACGCAGAAGATCGCGACGGGCGTCATCCAGGCGAACGGCTCGATTGCCGCCGAGCCGACGATCGATCCGATGCATATTGCCAATGCCGTTGTCTACATGGCGAGCCTTCCGCTCGATGCGAATGTGCTGACCATGACGGTGATGGCGACCAAGATGCCGTTTGTCGGTCGCGGATAG
- a CDS encoding carbohydrate ABC transporter permease, whose amino-acid sequence MTPMTDSALPERSLWSRLTNNRDVLGFLFMLPAAVFLLCFLTYPLGLGVWLGFTDTTIGRDGVFVGLENYGFLWSDQVFWLSVFNTILYTTVASVAKFALGLWLALLLNQHLPFKSFFRAIVLLPWVVPTVLSALAFWWIYDSQFSIVSWSLIKMGLIDTPINFLGDPNTARASVIAANVWRGIPFVAISLLAGLQTIPASLQEAASLDGATSWQRFRYVTLPMLTPIIAVVMTFSVLFTFTDFQLIYVLTKGGPVNATHLMATLSFQRAIPGGQLGEGAAIAVAMIPFLLAAIMFSFFGLQRRKWQQGGGD is encoded by the coding sequence ATGACACCCATGACGGATTCTGCCCTGCCGGAGCGCTCGCTCTGGTCCCGGCTGACCAACAACCGCGACGTGCTCGGCTTTCTGTTCATGCTGCCGGCAGCCGTCTTCCTTTTGTGTTTCCTCACCTATCCGCTCGGGCTCGGCGTCTGGCTCGGTTTCACCGATACGACGATCGGCCGCGATGGCGTCTTCGTCGGGCTCGAAAACTACGGCTTCCTGTGGAGCGACCAGGTCTTCTGGCTCTCGGTGTTCAACACCATCCTTTATACGACGGTGGCCTCGGTCGCGAAGTTCGCGCTTGGCCTCTGGCTGGCGCTGCTCCTCAACCAGCACCTGCCGTTCAAATCCTTCTTCCGCGCCATCGTGCTGTTGCCCTGGGTCGTGCCGACGGTTCTCTCCGCGCTTGCCTTCTGGTGGATCTACGACTCGCAGTTTTCGATCGTCTCCTGGTCGCTGATCAAGATGGGGCTCATCGATACGCCGATCAACTTCCTGGGCGACCCGAACACGGCGCGCGCCTCCGTCATCGCTGCCAATGTCTGGCGCGGCATTCCCTTTGTGGCGATCTCGCTGCTCGCCGGTCTGCAGACCATTCCCGCGTCGCTGCAGGAGGCCGCCTCGCTCGACGGCGCCACCAGCTGGCAGCGCTTCCGCTACGTGACACTGCCGATGCTGACCCCGATCATCGCCGTCGTCATGACCTTTTCGGTGCTCTTCACCTTCACCGATTTCCAGCTGATCTATGTTCTCACCAAGGGCGGTCCGGTCAATGCCACGCATCTGATGGCGACCCTCTCCTTCCAGCGCGCCATTCCGGGCGGCCAGCTGGGCGAAGGTGCGGCGATCGCCGTGGCCATGATTCCCTTCCTGCTTGCCGCAATCATGTTCTCGTTCTTCGGGCTGCAGCGCCGCAAATGGCAGCAGGGCGGAGGTGACTGA
- a CDS encoding ABC transporter ATP-binding protein gives MATVQFAEVKKSFGAFPVIKGVNIDIQDGEFVILVGPSGCGKSTLLRMLAGLENISGGEIRIGGKTVNTLPPKERDIAMVFQNYALYPHMTVAKNMAFSLMLASASQAEIDKRVNYAAGILGLTNLLDRYPRQLSGGQRQRVAMGRAIVRDPQVFLFDEPLSNLDAKLRVAMRAEIKELHHRLKTTTVYVTHDQIEAMTMADKIVVMHDGRVEQVGTPLELYDNPNNLFVAGFIGSPAMNMIKGRIDPDNPQVFLAEDGNRLPLARGFPGAVGKDLIYGLRPEYIRLDGTGYPAEVVVIEPTGYETQIVVNFGGAEVTCVFRERVDVRPGEKITIAIDPVNVHLFEQKSGERISG, from the coding sequence ATGGCCACTGTTCAATTTGCCGAGGTGAAGAAATCCTTCGGCGCCTTTCCCGTCATCAAGGGCGTGAATATCGATATCCAGGATGGCGAATTCGTCATTCTTGTCGGCCCGTCCGGCTGCGGAAAATCGACCCTTCTGCGCATGCTGGCGGGACTGGAAAACATTTCCGGCGGCGAAATCCGCATCGGCGGCAAGACGGTCAATACCCTGCCGCCGAAGGAACGCGACATCGCCATGGTGTTCCAGAACTATGCGCTTTACCCGCATATGACGGTTGCCAAGAACATGGCGTTTTCGCTGATGCTGGCGTCCGCCTCGCAGGCGGAAATCGACAAGCGGGTGAACTATGCCGCCGGTATTCTCGGGCTCACCAATCTGCTCGACCGCTATCCGCGGCAATTGTCCGGCGGCCAGCGCCAGCGTGTCGCCATGGGCCGCGCCATCGTGCGCGATCCTCAGGTCTTCCTGTTCGACGAGCCGCTGTCGAACCTCGATGCGAAGCTGCGTGTCGCCATGCGCGCCGAGATCAAGGAACTGCATCACCGGCTGAAGACCACCACGGTCTATGTCACCCACGACCAGATTGAGGCCATGACCATGGCCGACAAGATCGTCGTCATGCATGACGGTCGCGTCGAGCAGGTCGGCACGCCGCTCGAACTTTACGACAACCCCAACAATCTCTTCGTCGCGGGTTTCATCGGTTCGCCGGCGATGAACATGATCAAGGGCCGCATCGATCCGGACAACCCGCAGGTCTTCCTCGCCGAGGACGGCAATCGCCTGCCGCTCGCCCGGGGCTTTCCGGGGGCGGTCGGCAAGGACCTGATCTATGGGCTCCGGCCCGAATATATCCGGCTGGATGGCACCGGCTATCCGGCGGAGGTCGTGGTGATCGAACCTACCGGCTACGAGACGCAGATCGTCGTCAATTTCGGCGGCGCGGAAGTCACCTGCGTCTTCCGCGAGCGTGTCGATGTGCGTCCGGGTGAAAAGATCACCATCGCCATTGATCCGGTGAACGTCCACCTCTTCGAGCAGAAGAGCGGGGAGCGGATCTCCGGCTGA
- a CDS encoding ABC transporter substrate-binding protein, producing MTIKRRTFLAGTAGLVGASGLTGFGLSPVQAAEPTYKPEAGASLRLLRWSPFVKGDEEAWLANTKKFTEATGVEVRIDKESWEDIRPKAAVAANVGSGPDLVMCWFDDAHQYPDKLVDLTELGTYLDGKYGGFYDGVKGYATREGKFIAMPLTAIGNAVVYRDSHMKAAGFSEFPKDTAGFLELAKAMKAKGTPAGFPHGKAVGDGNNYAHWLLWSHGGKMVDESGKVTINSPETMAAIKYAKELYATFIPGTESWLDINNNRAFLAGQVSLTANGVSIYYAAKNDPKLAEIAADMRSTNFPVGPVGKSIELHQTSSLLLFKHTKYPEAAKAYIKFMMEADQMNAWIKGSSAYCCQPLKAFASNPVWTENPIHAPYAKASETLRPNGYAGPLGYASAAVMADYVLVDMFAAAVTGAATPEDAMAQAEKRANRYYRV from the coding sequence ATGACCATCAAGAGAAGAACATTCCTGGCCGGCACCGCCGGCCTCGTCGGCGCCAGCGGCCTCACCGGGTTTGGCCTGTCGCCGGTCCAGGCGGCAGAGCCGACCTACAAGCCGGAAGCCGGCGCCAGCCTTCGCCTGCTGCGCTGGTCGCCCTTCGTCAAGGGTGACGAGGAAGCCTGGCTTGCCAACACCAAGAAGTTCACGGAAGCGACCGGCGTCGAAGTGCGCATCGACAAGGAAAGCTGGGAAGACATCCGTCCGAAGGCGGCCGTTGCCGCAAACGTCGGCTCCGGTCCGGATCTCGTCATGTGCTGGTTCGACGATGCGCACCAGTATCCGGACAAGCTGGTCGATCTTACCGAACTCGGCACCTATCTCGACGGCAAGTATGGCGGCTTCTATGACGGCGTGAAGGGCTATGCCACGCGCGAGGGCAAGTTCATCGCCATGCCGCTGACCGCGATCGGCAACGCCGTCGTCTACCGCGACAGCCACATGAAGGCCGCCGGTTTCAGCGAGTTCCCGAAGGATACGGCGGGCTTCCTGGAACTTGCCAAGGCAATGAAGGCCAAGGGCACGCCCGCCGGCTTCCCGCACGGCAAGGCCGTCGGCGACGGCAACAACTACGCCCACTGGCTGCTCTGGAGCCATGGCGGCAAGATGGTGGATGAAAGCGGCAAGGTGACGATCAACTCGCCGGAAACCATGGCCGCCATCAAATACGCCAAGGAGCTCTACGCGACCTTCATTCCGGGCACCGAAAGCTGGCTCGACATCAACAACAACCGCGCCTTCCTGGCCGGCCAGGTGTCGCTGACGGCAAACGGCGTCTCCATCTACTACGCGGCGAAGAACGATCCGAAGCTGGCGGAAATTGCGGCTGACATGCGCAGCACCAACTTCCCCGTCGGCCCGGTCGGCAAGAGCATCGAACTGCACCAGACCAGTTCGCTGCTTCTCTTCAAGCACACGAAGTATCCGGAAGCCGCCAAGGCCTACATCAAGTTCATGATGGAAGCCGACCAGATGAATGCCTGGATCAAGGGCTCCAGCGCCTATTGCTGCCAGCCGCTGAAGGCGTTCGCCAGCAACCCGGTCTGGACGGAAAACCCGATCCACGCGCCTTATGCGAAAGCCTCCGAGACCCTGCGTCCGAACGGTTATGCCGGCCCGCTGGGCTACGCCTCTGCTGCCGTGATGGCCGATTACGTGCTGGTCGACATGTTCGCCGCAGCCGTCACCGGTGCTGCCACGCCGGAAGATGCCATGGCCCAGGCGGAAAAGCGCGCCAACCGCTACTACCGCGTCTGA
- a CDS encoding SDR family NAD(P)-dependent oxidoreductase, with product MNHYDLSGQHAVVTGGAQGLGFAMAKRFVESGATVTLWDMNAGLLEEARSALGSASRICMVDITDYAAVEAAHAATVAESGPVLILVNSAGIAGPAAPLDTYDIAMFRQIIDINLIGTFHVNRVVVPGMKAQNYGRIVNIASIAGKEGNPNASAYSASKAGVIGLTKSLGKELAGFDIAVNCITPATAQTRILEQLSEEFIDYMRGKIPRGRFLKVEEAASMVAWLVSAENSFTTGAVFDLSGGRATY from the coding sequence ATGAATCACTACGATCTGTCGGGCCAGCACGCCGTCGTCACCGGCGGCGCGCAAGGCCTCGGTTTCGCCATGGCAAAACGCTTCGTCGAATCCGGCGCCACGGTGACCCTCTGGGACATGAATGCCGGTCTTCTGGAGGAAGCGCGTTCGGCACTCGGCAGCGCTTCGCGCATCTGCATGGTCGATATCACCGATTACGCCGCGGTCGAGGCGGCCCATGCCGCCACGGTGGCGGAAAGCGGGCCGGTGTTGATCCTTGTCAATTCGGCGGGGATTGCCGGGCCTGCCGCACCGCTCGACACCTATGACATTGCGATGTTCCGCCAGATCATCGACATCAATCTGATCGGCACCTTTCATGTGAACCGGGTGGTGGTGCCCGGCATGAAGGCGCAGAATTACGGTCGCATCGTCAACATCGCCTCGATCGCCGGCAAGGAAGGTAACCCGAATGCCTCCGCCTATTCGGCCTCCAAGGCCGGTGTCATCGGGCTCACCAAGTCGCTCGGCAAGGAGCTGGCGGGGTTCGACATCGCCGTCAACTGCATCACGCCGGCGACCGCGCAAACCCGCATCCTCGAACAGCTGTCGGAGGAATTCATCGACTACATGCGCGGAAAGATCCCGCGTGGCCGGTTCCTGAAGGTGGAAGAGGCGGCCTCCATGGTGGCCTGGCTGGTCTCCGCGGAAAACAGCTTTACCACCGGCGCCGTCTTCGATCTCTCGGGAGGGCGCGCCACCTATTGA
- the otnC gene encoding 3-oxo-tetronate 4-phosphate decarboxylase produces the protein MSEEARLREDICRMARSIFDRGLTGGSSGNISALLSDGRLLVTPTGSSFGTLDPARLSLFDPQGRLIGGDKPTKEMPLHLAFYETRPVKTGAVVHLHSCHSVALSMLPEVDPDNMLPPLTAYSIMKLGKVKLLPYFIPGDPAMGDAIRGLAGKRSAVMLANHGPVVAGKDLEAAVYAVEELEETAKLALLTHGRKPKVLTDAQVGEIVRSFDVEWD, from the coding sequence ATGAGCGAAGAGGCAAGACTGCGCGAAGATATCTGCCGGATGGCCAGGTCGATCTTCGACCGCGGCCTCACCGGCGGTTCGTCCGGCAACATTTCCGCACTTCTCTCGGATGGCCGGTTGCTCGTCACGCCCACCGGCAGCTCCTTCGGCACGCTCGATCCGGCACGTCTGTCGCTCTTTGACCCGCAAGGCCGGCTGATCGGCGGCGACAAACCGACCAAGGAGATGCCGCTGCATCTCGCCTTTTACGAAACCCGCCCGGTGAAAACCGGCGCCGTCGTGCACCTGCATTCCTGCCATTCGGTGGCGCTGTCCATGCTGCCGGAGGTCGATCCGGACAACATGCTGCCGCCGCTCACCGCCTATTCGATCATGAAGCTCGGCAAGGTGAAGCTCTTGCCGTATTTCATCCCCGGCGATCCGGCGATGGGGGATGCGATCCGCGGCCTTGCCGGCAAGCGCTCGGCGGTGATGCTCGCCAATCACGGGCCGGTCGTGGCCGGCAAGGATCTGGAAGCGGCGGTCTATGCGGTGGAGGAACTGGAAGAGACGGCCAAGCTCGCGCTTCTCACCCATGGCCGGAAACCGAAAGTCCTGACCGATGCGCAAGTTGGCGAGATCGTCCGAAGCTTTGATGTGGAGTGGGATTGA
- a CDS encoding hydroxypyruvate isomerase family protein translates to MTLFSANLGFLWQELSLPDAVRAAKAAGFDAVECHWPYAVAVDDLRLALQETGLVMLGLNTSRGNPSAGDNGLCAIPERVDEARAVIRQAIDYAVAIGTPNIHVMAGKAEGEAAHRTFLDNLDFACGLAAEQGKTILIEPLNTRDAPGYFLNTSTQACAIIEAVGRDNLKLMFDCYHLQIMEGDLTRRLERLLPVIGHIQIAAVPDRGEPDQGEVDYRFVLKALDGLGYTAPIGAEYRPRSTTNAGLGWMEALR, encoded by the coding sequence ATGACGCTGTTTTCCGCCAATCTCGGTTTCCTCTGGCAGGAACTCTCGCTGCCGGATGCGGTGCGCGCCGCCAAGGCCGCCGGGTTTGACGCTGTCGAATGCCACTGGCCATACGCCGTGGCGGTCGATGATCTGCGCCTCGCCCTGCAGGAGACGGGCCTCGTCATGCTGGGGCTCAACACCTCGCGCGGCAATCCGTCCGCCGGCGATAACGGTCTCTGCGCCATTCCGGAGCGGGTGGACGAGGCCCGCGCCGTGATCCGCCAGGCCATCGACTACGCGGTGGCGATCGGCACGCCGAACATCCACGTGATGGCCGGCAAGGCGGAAGGGGAGGCGGCACACCGCACCTTCCTCGATAACCTCGATTTCGCCTGTGGACTGGCCGCGGAGCAGGGCAAAACCATCCTCATCGAGCCGCTCAACACGCGCGATGCGCCGGGCTATTTCCTCAACACCTCGACCCAGGCCTGCGCGATCATCGAGGCGGTCGGTCGCGACAATCTGAAGCTGATGTTCGACTGCTACCATCTGCAGATCATGGAGGGCGATCTGACGCGCCGTTTGGAACGGCTGCTGCCGGTGATCGGCCATATCCAGATCGCCGCCGTGCCGGATCGTGGCGAGCCGGATCAGGGCGAAGTCGATTATCGTTTTGTGCTCAAGGCACTGGATGGGCTTGGCTATACGGCGCCGATCGGTGCCGAATACCGGCCGCGCAGCACCACCAATGCCGGCCTCGGCTGGATGGAGGCGCTGCGATGA
- a CDS encoding carbohydrate ABC transporter permease — MTSKMKPENTVLTDDSQGMSYLNSLPRQVVTIYLPMAIFVFVLLFPFYWMAITSVKPNSQLTDYDNYSPFWVVGATLDHIKYLLFETSYPGWLWNTMLVAVASTFLSLFASVLGAYAIERIRFTGSRSVGLLIFLAYLVPPSILFIPLAFIVFKIGIYDSRMALIFTYPTFLIPFCTWLLMGYFRSIPFELEESALVDGASRLQILTKIILPLAVPGLISAGIFAFTLSWNEFIYALTFIQSSENKTVPVGVLTELVRGDIFEWGSLMAGALFGSLPVVILYSFFVDYYVSSMTGAVKE, encoded by the coding sequence ATGACCTCGAAGATGAAGCCTGAGAATACCGTCCTGACCGATGACAGCCAGGGCATGTCCTATCTCAACAGCCTGCCGCGCCAGGTGGTGACCATTTATCTGCCGATGGCGATCTTCGTCTTCGTGCTGCTCTTTCCCTTCTACTGGATGGCGATCACCTCGGTGAAGCCGAATTCGCAGCTGACGGATTACGACAATTACAGCCCGTTCTGGGTGGTGGGTGCTACGCTCGACCACATCAAGTATCTGCTGTTCGAGACCTCCTATCCGGGCTGGCTGTGGAACACCATGCTGGTGGCGGTCGCCTCCACCTTCCTGTCGCTGTTTGCCTCCGTGCTCGGCGCCTATGCCATCGAACGCATCCGCTTCACCGGCTCGCGTTCGGTCGGCCTTCTGATCTTCCTCGCCTATCTGGTGCCGCCGTCGATCCTCTTCATTCCGCTCGCCTTCATCGTCTTCAAGATCGGCATCTATGACAGCCGCATGGCGCTGATCTTCACCTATCCGACCTTCCTCATTCCCTTCTGCACCTGGCTGCTGATGGGCTACTTCCGCTCGATCCCCTTCGAACTGGAAGAAAGCGCGCTGGTGGATGGCGCAAGCCGGCTGCAGATCCTGACGAAGATCATCCTGCCGCTTGCGGTTCCAGGCCTGATCTCCGCCGGCATCTTCGCCTTCACGCTCTCCTGGAACGAGTTCATCTACGCGCTGACCTTCATTCAGTCGTCGGAGAACAAGACGGTTCCGGTCGGCGTGCTGACCGAACTGGTGCGCGGCGATATCTTCGAATGGGGATCGCTGATGGCCGGTGCGCTCTTCGGCTCTCTGCCTGTGGTCATCCTCTACTCGTTCTTTGTGGATTATTACGTCTCGTCGATGACCGGTGCGGTCAAGGAATAA
- the denD gene encoding D-erythronate dehydrogenase, with product MHVLVIGAAGMVGRKLVEKIAAEPAILGGDIHRLTLADAFEPAVPQSLQGVATALTIDLAAPGTADKLVAGRPDVIIHLAAIVSGEAEADFDKGYAVNLDGTRWLFEAIRQEGLREPYVPRVIFASSIAVFGAPFHDVIGEEFFTTPLTSYGTQKAIAELLLADYSRRGIFDGVGIRLPTICIRPGTPNKAASGFFSNILREPLSGKEAVLPVSEDVRHWFASPRAAVGFFVHAATMDTSLIGPRRNLTMPGLSALVGEEIEALRRVAGNKAVSLIRRQSDPVIEKIVAGWPTNFDARRAESLGFKAEKTFDEIIRIHIEDELGGTLA from the coding sequence ATGCATGTATTGGTCATCGGTGCCGCCGGAATGGTGGGCCGCAAGCTGGTGGAAAAGATCGCGGCAGAGCCGGCGATCCTCGGAGGCGACATTCACCGCCTGACGCTGGCGGATGCCTTCGAACCAGCCGTGCCGCAAAGCCTGCAGGGGGTCGCAACGGCGTTGACCATCGATCTCGCCGCTCCTGGCACGGCGGACAAGCTGGTCGCCGGGCGTCCGGATGTGATCATTCATCTCGCCGCCATCGTCTCGGGCGAAGCGGAAGCCGATTTCGACAAGGGTTATGCCGTCAATCTCGACGGAACACGTTGGCTCTTCGAGGCCATCCGCCAGGAGGGGCTTCGCGAGCCTTACGTGCCGCGCGTCATCTTCGCCTCATCCATCGCTGTCTTCGGTGCGCCCTTCCACGACGTGATCGGCGAGGAATTCTTCACCACGCCGCTCACCAGCTATGGCACGCAGAAGGCGATCGCCGAACTGCTGCTGGCGGACTATTCGCGCCGTGGCATTTTCGATGGCGTCGGCATCCGCCTGCCCACCATCTGCATCCGCCCCGGCACGCCCAACAAGGCGGCCTCAGGTTTCTTCTCCAACATCCTGCGCGAGCCACTGTCCGGCAAGGAAGCCGTGCTGCCGGTCAGCGAGGATGTCCGCCACTGGTTTGCCAGCCCGCGCGCCGCCGTCGGCTTCTTTGTCCATGCGGCCACCATGGATACGAGCCTCATCGGCCCGCGGCGCAACCTCACCATGCCGGGTCTTTCGGCCCTCGTCGGTGAAGAGATCGAGGCGCTGCGGCGTGTCGCCGGAAACAAGGCGGTGTCTCTGATCCGTCGCCAGTCCGATCCGGTGATCGAGAAGATCGTCGCCGGCTGGCCGACGAATTTCGATGCCCGGCGTGCCGAAAGCCTCGGTTTCAAGGCGGAAAAGACCTTTGACGAGATCATCCGCATCCATATCGAGGACGAACTCGGAGGGACGCTGGCATGA
- the otnK gene encoding 3-oxo-tetronate kinase: MGIAVGAIADDFTGATDLAGLLARSGYPVSLRIGLPREGEDAGEISPFEIIALKCRTTAVKSAVSETRQALAWLRAHGADRIYWKYCSTFDSTQKGNIGPVAEALMADLGATQTIYCPAFPENGRAIFMGHLFVGEQPLDESPMKDHPLTPMRDSSLVRLLAPQVKGKVGLANRLVVARGVAALKARLSALQAEGTSHVIVDAVADEDLAVIAEAVLDLPLITGGSALAMPLPRLLAAAGRLTAENGEFSAPRVAGGQIVLSGSCSAMTRKQVASYSESATSFRLDPLQLSSEGIAEASAWLKTQAPDAPKLIYATAEPEDVRRAQEVLGVQQAGEVVEQALAALAREAFDLGIRRFVVAGGETAGAVTSALGVHRLSVGREIAPGVPWTFAQIDGEAVAMALKSGNFGVETFFGDAFRQLEGA; the protein is encoded by the coding sequence ATGGGGATCGCGGTGGGCGCCATTGCCGACGATTTTACGGGAGCGACCGACCTTGCCGGGCTTCTCGCCCGCAGCGGTTATCCCGTCTCGCTGCGCATCGGCCTGCCGCGCGAAGGCGAGGATGCCGGCGAAATCTCACCCTTCGAGATCATCGCGCTCAAGTGCCGCACGACCGCCGTTAAGTCCGCCGTTTCCGAAACCCGGCAGGCGCTCGCCTGGCTGCGCGCTCACGGTGCGGACAGGATCTACTGGAAATACTGCTCCACCTTCGACAGCACACAGAAGGGCAATATCGGCCCGGTGGCGGAAGCCTTGATGGCGGATCTGGGCGCGACGCAGACGATCTATTGCCCCGCCTTTCCGGAGAATGGCCGTGCCATCTTCATGGGCCATCTCTTCGTTGGCGAACAGCCGCTCGATGAAAGCCCGATGAAGGATCATCCGCTCACCCCGATGCGGGATTCGAGCCTCGTGCGGCTTCTCGCCCCACAGGTGAAGGGCAAGGTCGGCCTTGCCAACCGGCTCGTCGTCGCCCGCGGCGTCGCGGCGCTGAAGGCGCGGCTTTCAGCTCTTCAGGCCGAGGGGACGTCCCACGTGATCGTCGATGCGGTGGCGGACGAGGATCTGGCCGTCATTGCCGAGGCGGTGCTTGACCTGCCGCTGATCACCGGCGGCAGTGCGCTCGCCATGCCTTTGCCGCGCCTTCTGGCCGCGGCCGGTCGGTTGACGGCTGAAAACGGGGAATTTTCCGCACCCCGGGTGGCCGGCGGACAGATCGTGCTCTCCGGCAGTTGTTCGGCGATGACGCGCAAACAGGTGGCGTCTTACAGCGAGAGCGCCACGAGTTTCCGCCTCGATCCCCTGCAGCTGTCCTCCGAGGGGATCGCCGAAGCCAGCGCTTGGCTGAAGACACAGGCGCCGGATGCGCCCAAACTGATCTATGCGACCGCCGAGCCGGAGGATGTGCGCCGCGCGCAGGAGGTGCTCGGCGTCCAGCAGGCAGGCGAGGTGGTGGAACAGGCGCTGGCAGCCCTGGCGCGCGAGGCTTTCGATCTCGGCATTCGCCGGTTTGTCGTCGCTGGCGGCGAAACGGCTGGTGCGGTCACCAGCGCACTTGGCGTTCACCGGCTGTCGGTCGGGCGCGAGATTGCGCCGGGCGTGCCGTGGACCTTCGCGCAGATCGACGGCGAGGCGGTGGCGATGGCGCTCAAATCCGGGAACTTCGGGGTTGAAACCTTCTTTGGCGATGCCTTCCGGCAGCTGGAGGGCGCATGA
- a CDS encoding FadR/GntR family transcriptional regulator, protein MKTDGILTEVPKLGRSITRQTARDAVADKLTTLIATGMLRPGDELPGERELAGVLHVSRETVRGAIQILAAKGFIEVSQGSRSRVAAVDLSHLPITIAAPSAIDRYDLEAVHGARLLVELHVVDQAVDHVTDELLAKLDALLEAQRQVGEDTMRFLICDREFHLAIYRACGNPLLTDFVVDLYGYLMEQRRHAMAVPGATDNSYADHVAIVDALRRRDRNAVVEAFRGHLTRIYETTREMRARSSPEERRTVHNGR, encoded by the coding sequence ATGAAGACCGACGGCATTCTGACTGAAGTTCCGAAACTCGGGCGGTCCATTACCCGCCAGACGGCCCGCGATGCCGTGGCCGACAAGCTGACGACGCTGATTGCGACGGGCATGCTGCGGCCGGGTGACGAACTGCCGGGTGAACGCGAGTTGGCAGGCGTCCTGCATGTCAGCCGCGAGACGGTGCGAGGCGCCATCCAGATCCTTGCTGCCAAGGGCTTCATCGAGGTGTCGCAGGGCAGCCGCAGCCGCGTTGCCGCCGTCGATCTCAGCCATCTGCCGATCACCATTGCCGCACCGAGCGCCATCGACCGCTACGATCTGGAAGCCGTGCACGGCGCACGCCTGCTCGTCGAACTGCATGTGGTCGACCAGGCCGTCGATCACGTGACGGACGAACTGCTCGCCAAGCTCGATGCGCTCCTGGAGGCGCAGCGCCAGGTGGGTGAGGATACGATGCGCTTCCTCATCTGCGACCGCGAATTCCATCTCGCCATCTACCGCGCCTGCGGCAATCCGCTTCTGACGGATTTCGTCGTCGATCTCTACGGTTACCTGATGGAGCAGCGTCGCCATGCGATGGCGGTGCCGGGCGCGACCGACAACAGTTACGCCGACCATGTGGCGATCGTCGATGCGCTGCGCCGCCGCGATCGGAACGCCGTGGTCGAGGCTTTCCGCGGTCATCTGACCCGCATTTACGAGACGACACGGGAGATGCGGGCACGATCGTCGCCGGAGGAGCGGCGGACGGTGCACAACGGACGCTAA